DNA sequence from the Caulobacter segnis genome:
CAAAAGGCTTGGCGTCGAAACCTACCGTGATCGCTTCGAAGTGACGCTGCACGCCGAAGGCACGATCCGGGGTATCGGTGGGCTGCGCGTCGACGACGATGACTGCCAGACCGCCGTGCCCGGTCTCTACGTCGCCGGGGACAACGCCAGCCGCGAGCTGGTCACCGGCGCGATCTCGGGCGGCGGCGCGGTTAACTCGTCCTGGGCGCTGTCGTCGGGACAGTGGGCCGGCGCGGCGGCGGCGCGGCGCGCGCGTTCGACCGGCGCGCGCGAGACGGATCTGGTGATCGCCACCGGCCAGGCTGGCCTGACGCCCCGCCGCAACGCCGGGGCGTTTGACGTCCCCGGCGCCGTCCAGGCGGTGCGCGAGGAACTGAACGCCTACGACAAGAACATCTTCCGCCGAGGCGACGCCCTGGCCGCCTCGCTGGCGCGCCTGGACGGGATCTGGCGCGAGCTGGCCGATCACGGCCGGGCCCAAGGCCGCGCGGGCCTGCGGCTGCGCGAGACCGCCGCCCTGGTCGCCGCAGGACGCTGGAGCAAGGCCGCGGCCCTGGCGCGCCGCGAAAGCCGGGGCATGCATCGCCGGGAGGACGCGCCCGGCCTTGATCCGCGCCTTTCCAGCCGCCAGCGCGCTCAGGGCCTGGACCGGGTCTTCACGCGGTTCGAGCCAATCGCCGCGCAGGCGGAGGTCGCCTGATGATCGAGGTCGTCATCGAGGATCGTTGCGGCGGCTGTGGCGACTGCGTCGACGCCTGTCCCAGCGACGTCCTACGGCTGGGCGAGGGCGGCAAGGCGGTGATCGCCGCCCAGGCCGACTGCCAGACCTGCCTGCTGTGCGAACTCTACTGCCCGACCGACGCCCTTTTCGTCTGGCCCGAGGTCGAGCGGATCGCCGGGATTACGGCCGAGCAGGCCCTGGCATCGGGCCAGGTGGGCGCGTTCCGTCGCGACCACGGCTGGGGCGAGCACGCGGCCACCCACACCAACCAACACTGGCGGATGGGGGCGATCTTCGAGCGCGCCCGCCTGCAGGCGATTGAACTCGCCGCCGCCAAGACCGCTCGACCCGAGGAAGGACGCTCGTCATGAGCCTCAAGAGCCTGAAGGACCGCCTCGCCGACCTGCACGCCGAGCGCGAACGCACGTGGGATCCGGCCCAGCTGAAGATCAACATCGACCAGCGACGGACGCTGGTGGAGACCGCCGACCCGTCGCGATGGGTCAAGGTCGGCGAGCGCCTGGAGTCGTTCACGTTGCTGGACGTGGAGGGCGGGGAACTGTCGCTGGAGGCGTTGATCCAGCGCGGCCCGGCGGTGCTGGTGTTCTTCCGCTTCGCCGGCTGCCCGGCCTGCAACATCGCCTTGCCGTACTATGAGGAGGCGCTGGCGCCGGGGTTGCGCGACCTGGGCGCGACCCTGGTGGCCATCAGCCCGCAGGTCCCAGAGCGCCTGGGCGAGATCCGGACCCGCCATGGCCTGTCGTTCAAGGTCGCCACGGATCCGGACAACGGCCTCGGCCGTCGCTTTGGCATCCTCTACACGGCCGACGAGGCCAGCCAGGCCGCGCAACGCGCCAAGGGCGCCTTCATCGGCGAGACGACCGGCACGGGAACCTGGGAACTGCCCCAGCCCGCCGTCGTCGTCATCGACCACGAGCGGGTCGTCCGCTTCGTCGATGTGAGCCCCGACTGGCTGGTCCGCACCGAGGCCGACCCCGTCCGCGAGGCCGTCCGCGACATCACCCTGGTTCCCGCCGAATAGATCGGAGCTTTCAATGTCTTCTCCCGAAACCCTTGGGCGTCAGCTGAAGCTCGGCTTCATCCTGCACGGCGTCGGCCCCGGCTGGGGCGATTGGCGTCACCCGGACGCCCAGCCCAACGCCAGCACCAACTTCCAGTTCTACAAGCGCCAGGCCCAGGTGGCCGAGGCCGGCAAGTTCGACTTCCTGTTCGTGGCCGACAGCGTCTACATCACCGAGAAGTCCAGCCCGCACTACCTGAACCGCTTCGAGCCGCTGACCATCCTGTCGGCCCTGGCCGGCGCCACGAACAATATCGGTCTCGTGGCCACCCTGACGGTCAGCTACAGCGAGCCGTTCAACGTCGCCCGCCAGTTCGCCTCGCTGGATCACATCAGCGGCGGCCGCGCCGGCTGGAACGTCGTCACCTCGTGGCTGGAGGGCAGCGCCGCCAACTACAGCCGCGACAAGCACTACGCCCACGACGTCCGCTACCGCCTGGCGGGTGAGTATCTGGACGTGGTCCAGGGCCTTTGGGACTCGTGGGAGGACGACGCCCTGACCTTCGACAAGAAGGGCGGGCAGTTCTTCGATCCGGCGAAGCTCCATACCCTGAACCACAAGGGCGAGTTCTTCTCGGTGAAGGGGCCGCTTAATATCAGCCGCTCGCCGCAGGGGCAGCCGGTGATCTTCCAGGCCGGGGCGTCCGAGGACGGCAAGGCCTTCGCCGCGCGCCGGGCCGACGCGATCTTCGTCTCGCACGAGGAGATCGACGCGGCCAAGGCCTACTACCAGGACATCAAGGCCCGCGCCGCGAGCTACGGCCGCGACCCGGACCAGCTGCACGTGCTGCCCGCCGCCCGGCCGGTGGTCGGCCGTACGCCCGACGAGGCCGAAGCCCTCTACAAGGAACTCACCGAGCTGGTGTCGCTGGACAACGCCCTGTCGATGCTGGCTCGGCCGTTCAACGAGTACGACTTCAGCCAGCACGATCCCGACGGCCCGTTCCCGCTGGAAGCCGCCGCGTTCGGAGCCAATTCCAACCAGAGCGCGGTCAACCGCATCGTCGCGGCGGTGAAGGACGAGAACCTGACCCTGCGCCAGGCGGCCCTGCGCTTCGCCACGCCGCGCGGCCACTTCGTCGGAACGCCCGAGCAGGTCGCCGACAGCCTGCAGCAATGGTTCGAGGAACGCGGCGCCGACGGCTTCGTGCTGTTCGAGAGCCTGCCGGGCCAGCTGGAGGCCTTCGTCGAGCTGGTCGTGCCGATCCTGCAGGCGCGGGGGCTGTTCCGCACCGAGTACGAAGGCTCGACCTTCCGCGAGAGCTTGGGGCTGGATGTCCCGGTCAACCGCTACGCCGGGGCGTTGGCGGCCGCCGAGTAACATCGCGCCGGCGTGTTCGAGGCAGGAGCCGGTCGGTCCTCCCGGACCGACCGGCTTTGTCGTTCTAGAAGTCCGCCGAGATCGTGAACTGGATCGTCCGGGGCGGGGCCGGACGGAAGCTTGCAGCGGTGTTCACCGTCGTGCTGATCGTGCCCAGATAGTCCTTGTCGAAGATGTTATCGACATTGACCCGGGCCTTGACCTGGCTGAACGGGCCGGCCGCGAAACCGTCGCCGATGTCGATATAGGCGTTGACGATCGTGTAGCCGCCGACCTTCTCGCTGTTGACGAAGTTGGTGAAGCGGCTCTCCAGATGGCGGGCCGAGACATTGACCAGCAGGCCGTCGAACGGCTCGAGCGTGACGCCGGTCGTGAACACCCAGTCGGGGAAGTCCGGCACCTTCTTGCCGGCGATCGCCAGGGTGGTCGCCGCGGCCGTGGTGCTGGCGCGGTAGTTCAGCACGTCGTCCTGGAACTTGGCGTCGTTGTACGAGACGTTGGCGTTGAAATAGGCCTTGCCGTCGAAGACTTCCGGTTTCCACTGGCCGCTGAACTCGACGCCCTTGGCCTTCACCGCCCCGACGTTCTGGTAGAAGGTCTCGGTCACGCCGCCGCCGCCCGGAACCAGGGATGCGAACGACTGCAGGCGGTTCTTGAACTCCGTCTGATAGGCCACGATCGAGGCGTTGAACGTGCGGTGGTTGGCGCGGTAGCCGAGCTCCCAGTTCGTGGAGGTCTCGGGCTCGGGACCAGTGACGGTCGGGCTGGCGGCCGAGAAGATGTCGTCGGCGCCGCGCGGCAGGGCCATGTTCTCGGAGTACGAGGCGAAGACCTGGTCACGACCTGTCAGGCTGTAGACCGCGCCGACCTGCGGCAGGAAGCTGTCCTTCCAATTGTCCTTCAGGATCGGGTGGCGGCCGTTGATATAGTCGTTCGGATTGCGATAGCCGGCGATCTTGTAGTCGATGTCGGTGGCCTTGAAGCCCAGCTCGACCTTCAGCTTGGCTTCCAGCAGGGTCAGGGTGTCCTTGACGAAGAACTGCTTGGTCTCGCGCAACGACTTGTAGTCGCGCTGCGCGTGAACCCGCTCATTGAACAGCGGCGCGCCGTCGGGATTGCCGTTCTCGACGTTGTAGCGGTTCTGGGTGCGGTGATAGTCGTCGTTCTCCAGCCAGAGGCCGGCTTCGATCTTGTTGAAGCCCAAATGCCAGGCGACCTTGCCGGTGATCCCCTTGCGGATGCCGTCGATGCCGGAAAGCCCGTACTGGATGCCCTTGGGCGCGACGATGCCCGCCACCTTGCCGACCTCAGCGTTGTAGCTGGCCAGCGAGGTGGCGTAGGCCTCGGGGGAGACGCCGTAGCCGCCCTTGTCCTCGTAATAGGCCGTGGTGGTCAGATCGAAATTGTCGGTGATCGGCGTGTTCAGCGTCAGGCCGTACAGGTGGTCCTTCCGCTTGTTGACCGCGAACTTGTAGTACTGGGCGTAGTTGGCGTTGGAATAGGTGGGGCCGCCCGCCACCGCCGGCAGGTTGGTCGCGCTCTGGGTGGTGCCCGCCGCGCCCGGGGTCGGCACGATCCCCAGATAGGCGA
Encoded proteins:
- a CDS encoding ferredoxin family protein codes for the protein MIEVVIEDRCGGCGDCVDACPSDVLRLGEGGKAVIAAQADCQTCLLCELYCPTDALFVWPEVERIAGITAEQALASGQVGAFRRDHGWGEHAATHTNQHWRMGAIFERARLQAIELAAAKTARPEEGRSS
- a CDS encoding peroxiredoxin-like family protein, which produces MSLKSLKDRLADLHAERERTWDPAQLKINIDQRRTLVETADPSRWVKVGERLESFTLLDVEGGELSLEALIQRGPAVLVFFRFAGCPACNIALPYYEEALAPGLRDLGATLVAISPQVPERLGEIRTRHGLSFKVATDPDNGLGRRFGILYTADEASQAAQRAKGAFIGETTGTGTWELPQPAVVVIDHERVVRFVDVSPDWLVRTEADPVREAVRDITLVPAE
- a CDS encoding LLM class flavin-dependent oxidoreductase, producing the protein MSSPETLGRQLKLGFILHGVGPGWGDWRHPDAQPNASTNFQFYKRQAQVAEAGKFDFLFVADSVYITEKSSPHYLNRFEPLTILSALAGATNNIGLVATLTVSYSEPFNVARQFASLDHISGGRAGWNVVTSWLEGSAANYSRDKHYAHDVRYRLAGEYLDVVQGLWDSWEDDALTFDKKGGQFFDPAKLHTLNHKGEFFSVKGPLNISRSPQGQPVIFQAGASEDGKAFAARRADAIFVSHEEIDAAKAYYQDIKARAASYGRDPDQLHVLPAARPVVGRTPDEAEALYKELTELVSLDNALSMLARPFNEYDFSQHDPDGPFPLEAAAFGANSNQSAVNRIVAAVKDENLTLRQAALRFATPRGHFVGTPEQVADSLQQWFEERGADGFVLFESLPGQLEAFVELVVPILQARGLFRTEYEGSTFRESLGLDVPVNRYAGALAAAE
- a CDS encoding TonB-dependent receptor, encoding MGIMMTFRNPSRGAHRLRALLLTASILGGATPVLAQEADKVSEVDTVVVTGKRLSEASVAIGTDHATATVSITREALLSAPAGITGLKMLESLPGFNVQANDALGMYEFGNSVSVRAFNFQQIGFLLDNIPMGRSDQFGGSPIYRYVDNENLLRVTASAGAGDVALPSYASLGPIVDYFTQAPAKEAGGAISGTLGSDNLRRGFLRLETGEHGGFSGYASGSWIKGDLWRGPGTIDRKHFEGKLKYALPNGGDISFQTVHNDYFDYDSPSITLAQYNGTAGDVFGRSGRYFAYLGIVPTPGAAGTTQSATNLPAVAGGPTYSNANYAQYYKFAVNKRKDHLYGLTLNTPITDNFDLTTTAYYEDKGGYGVSPEAYATSLASYNAEVGKVAGIVAPKGIQYGLSGIDGIRKGITGKVAWHLGFNKIEAGLWLENDDYHRTQNRYNVENGNPDGAPLFNERVHAQRDYKSLRETKQFFVKDTLTLLEAKLKVELGFKATDIDYKIAGYRNPNDYINGRHPILKDNWKDSFLPQVGAVYSLTGRDQVFASYSENMALPRGADDIFSAASPTVTGPEPETSTNWELGYRANHRTFNASIVAYQTEFKNRLQSFASLVPGGGGVTETFYQNVGAVKAKGVEFSGQWKPEVFDGKAYFNANVSYNDAKFQDDVLNYRASTTAAATTLAIAGKKVPDFPDWVFTTGVTLEPFDGLLVNVSARHLESRFTNFVNSEKVGGYTIVNAYIDIGDGFAAGPFSQVKARVNVDNIFDKDYLGTISTTVNTAASFRPAPPRTIQFTISADF